A single genomic interval of Gimesia chilikensis harbors:
- a CDS encoding DUF1559 domain-containing protein — MLPNAYAPRRRNGFTLIELLVVIAIIAILIALLLPAVQQAREAARRSQCKNNLKQLAIGMHNYHDVHGLLPFGWDQRGAGWSAMILPMIDRANIYNTLIFQESGDGNWDSGSANTTAASTYLPVLVCPSAPIKKHYSFNGIPNRAPSTYLGNSGSEASSDDESTKITGTRSLEDTTQNGLFYACSSVVLRDIKDGTSNTFMLGETQTDIDFGKDGQSMDHWIIGSPQTDPCGCNNGTGGTEFTEFVGSAYPRMNARRTEPTVSGHLMELSYGSWHVGGGHMAYADGSVHFLSENMDLNVYRGLATRNGREVVTP; from the coding sequence ATGTTACCCAACGCCTACGCACCCCGACGACGCAACGGCTTCACCCTGATTGAGCTGCTGGTCGTCATCGCGATCATTGCCATTCTGATCGCCTTGCTCCTGCCCGCCGTTCAGCAGGCACGCGAAGCCGCCCGTCGCTCTCAATGCAAAAACAATCTCAAGCAGCTCGCCATCGGCATGCACAACTACCACGATGTCCACGGTCTGCTCCCCTTCGGCTGGGATCAGCGCGGGGCCGGCTGGAGTGCCATGATTCTACCCATGATCGATCGGGCCAACATTTACAACACCCTCATCTTCCAGGAATCAGGTGACGGTAACTGGGACTCCGGATCTGCCAACACCACCGCTGCCAGCACCTATCTCCCCGTACTCGTCTGCCCCAGTGCTCCCATCAAAAAGCACTACAGCTTTAATGGCATCCCGAACCGGGCTCCCTCGACTTACCTCGGGAACTCGGGTTCAGAAGCTTCTTCGGATGATGAATCGACCAAGATCACAGGTACCAGGTCGCTGGAAGACACCACGCAGAACGGTCTGTTCTACGCCTGCAGCAGCGTCGTGCTCCGCGATATCAAAGACGGAACCTCCAATACCTTCATGCTCGGCGAAACACAGACCGACATCGATTTCGGTAAAGACGGGCAGTCCATGGACCACTGGATCATCGGTTCTCCCCAGACTGATCCCTGCGGTTGTAACAACGGCACAGGCGGAACGGAGTTCACCGAATTCGTCGGCTCAGCCTATCCCCGGATGAATGCCCGTCGTACCGAACCGACCGTCAGCGGACATCTGATGGAACTTTCGTACGGCAGCTGGCACGTCGGGGGCGGACACATGGCCTATGCGGATGGCTCGGTTCATTTCCTCTCGGAGAATATGGATCTGAACGTCTACCGCGGCCTGGCTACACGCAATGGCCGGGAAGTCGTAACTCCGTAA
- the rpiB gene encoding ribose 5-phosphate isomerase B: MTAPVPSEEPVKKIVVASDHAGYRYKRRIIEYLTQQGYQVEDFGTDSTESVDYPDFIFPAAKAVAAGEFERGIVLGGSGNGEAIAANRVKGVRCALCWNEKSARLARQHNNANMISLGERMVSMHDVYEIIDIWLSTPFEGGRHQRRIEKLDE, encoded by the coding sequence ATGACCGCTCCAGTACCTTCAGAAGAACCTGTTAAAAAAATTGTAGTCGCCTCCGACCACGCCGGTTATCGCTATAAACGACGAATCATCGAATACCTGACGCAACAGGGCTACCAGGTCGAAGATTTCGGCACCGATTCGACCGAGTCAGTCGATTACCCGGACTTCATCTTCCCTGCCGCCAAAGCAGTGGCTGCCGGTGAGTTTGAGCGAGGCATTGTGCTGGGAGGATCAGGAAACGGTGAAGCGATTGCCGCCAACCGGGTCAAAGGGGTGCGGTGTGCCTTGTGCTGGAACGAGAAGTCAGCCCGACTGGCACGACAGCACAACAATGCGAATATGATCTCCCTGGGCGAACGCATGGTCTCGATGCATGACGTATATGAGATCATCGACATCTGGCTGAGCACCCCCTTTGAAGGGGGACGTCACCAGAGACGTATCGAAAAACTGGACGAGTAA
- a CDS encoding carboxypeptidase-like regulatory domain-containing protein, giving the protein MKLFLFSGRAVRMLATLCLLSATVGCGGSIHPDYSQLGLVDVSGTVTLDGQPLSGAEVAFEAPDGTYSSGVTDFSGNFDLMFNTEKSGCLTGEKTVRIRMAGNPEGMGEAPDDAGNSDEGGKQKPAPGKIPAAYNQDSTLKATVDADHTSFQFDLKSNP; this is encoded by the coding sequence ATGAAACTGTTTCTATTTTCCGGTCGCGCAGTTCGCATGCTGGCGACCCTTTGTCTGCTGAGCGCGACGGTTGGCTGCGGCGGTTCGATCCATCCCGATTACAGCCAGCTCGGTCTGGTCGATGTCTCCGGAACCGTGACCCTCGACGGACAGCCACTGTCTGGTGCCGAGGTCGCGTTCGAAGCTCCCGATGGTACTTACTCCTCGGGCGTGACGGATTTCAGCGGCAATTTCGACCTGATGTTCAACACAGAAAAATCGGGTTGCCTGACCGGTGAAAAAACGGTCCGCATTCGGATGGCCGGTAATCCCGAAGGGATGGGAGAGGCCCCCGACGATGCAGGGAACTCCGATGAAGGGGGCAAGCAGAAACCGGCTCCCGGTAAGATCCCCGCGGCGTACAATCAAGACTCGACCCTCAAAGCGACCGTCGACGCCGATCACACCTCGTTCCAGTTCGATCTCAAAAGCAATCCCTGA